The following are from one region of the Corylus avellana chromosome ca1, CavTom2PMs-1.0 genome:
- the LOC132172515 gene encoding F-box/kelch-repeat protein At3g23880-like, translated as MSIYLPEEVVVKILSELPTKSLIRFRCVSKSWHEIIGNLDFLSQNLLNRSILATPENPNHHLLLLRGREKSDDENDVFSFLSYETLDCVSQIPLTTIFSFIFVGSCKGLLCIYDVHTGGLYLWNPVTPFEGLKALSPMPVRANSFGSSFVFGFDSRSNDFKVVRIRSSLLQGERLQSHVEVYSLNGGSWRVIDLPEPMLPFWGNRSWSRTVALDGVFIWWMSDYKIAAFDFSDEVLRLTPLPDASHLHLLSDGDDGSIITLLNGHVALLAFSDSEMIATRPLEIRVLEFGVK; from the coding sequence ATGTCAATCTATCTACcggaggaggtggtggtgaaAATACTCTCAGAGCTACCCACAAAATCCCTAATCCGATTCAGATGCGTCTCCAAAAGCTGGCATGAAATTATAGGAAACCTAGATTTCCTCTCCCAAAATCTCCTCAACCGCTCCATTCTTGCCACCCCAGAAAATCCCAATCATCATCTCCTCCTCCTCAGAGGCAGGGAAAAATCCGACGACGAAAATGACgtattctcttttctctcttacGAGACCCTCGACTGTGTGTCTCAGATCCCTCTTACTACTATTTTCAGCTTCATTTTCGTCGGTTCCTGTAAGGGCTTATTGTGCATCTACGATGTCCATACCGGAGGCCTATATCTCTGGAATCCCGTCACACCCTTTGAAGGACTCAAGGCTCTCTCGCCCATGCCCGTGCGTGCTAATTCGTTTGGGTCCAGCTTTGTTTTCGGTTTTGACTCGAGATCTAACGACTTCAAGGTGGTGAGAATTCGTTCATCGTTGCTTCAAGGAGAGCGTTTACAGAGCCATGTGGAAGTATACAGCTTAAACGGCGGATCTTGGAGAGTGATTGACCTACCGGAACCCATGCTCCCTTTTTGGGGCAATCGAAGCTGGTCGCGGACAGTGGCGTTAGATGGGGTTTTTATCTGGTGGATGTCGGATTATAAGATCGCTGCTTTCGACTTCAGCGACGAGGTGTTACGATTGACGCCGCTTCCGGATGCTTCtcatctccatcttctctcGGACGGGGATGATGGTAGTATTATAACCTTGTTAAACGGGCATGTCGCTTTGTTAGCTTTTTCTGATTCGGAAATGATTGCAACACGTCCTTTGGAGATAAGGGTGCTCGAATTTGGTGTTAAGTAA